A stretch of the Lolium perenne isolate Kyuss_39 chromosome 3, Kyuss_2.0, whole genome shotgun sequence genome encodes the following:
- the LOC127344776 gene encoding transcription repressor OFP1-like yields the protein MGRHKFRLSDMLPNAWFFKLRDMRAARATGAASPGGAAASRACRPTPSTPRRTSYYYSPRAGDPVGSSPLHPRASDAQFPPLPLSPPRRSSSAKRRHRRRAVKLAPSVSGSSVLSSPVSTGCRCRRKPELVPVQAPGTPPCRRDRFVGYNDDDSPDSAETLKKPTVTVDELRLNGKVITSATDIIIDLRTNKKRPDNTKTLLPPIITKPARTTPNGCDLEDKHIDVLAHATQRTTTTTPFSDEQISKAVAKPRRSVSSSTARRLKTRGNTPRVASSKKPKPPSPARTKPPPPPLAESFAVVKTSRDPRRDFRESMEEMIAENAICTAADLEDLLACYLSLNAAEYHDLIVDVFEHIWARLAGIDM from the coding sequence ATGGGGAGGCACAAGTTCCGGCTCTCCGACATGCTCCCCAACGCGTGGTTCTTCAAGCTCCGCGACATGCGCGCCGCCCGGGCCACGGGCGCCGCCAGCCCCGGCGGCGCCGCGGCGTCGCGGGCGTGCCGGCCGACGCCGAGCACGCCGCGCAGGACCTCCTACTACTACTCGCCGCGGGCGGGCGACCCCGTGGGCTCGTCCCCGCTCCACCCCAGGGCCTCCGACGCGCAGTTCCCGCCGCTGCCGCTCTCGCCGCccaggcgctcctcctccgccaagCGGCGCCACCGGAGGCGCGCCGTCAAGCTGGCGCCCTCGGTCAGCGGCAGCAGCGTCCTGTCCTCGCCCGTCTCCACGGGCTGCCGCTGCAGGCGCAAGCCCGAGCTCGTGCCCGTCCAGGCGCCCGGCACCCCGCCCTGCCGCCGCGACAGGTTCGTCGGCTACAACGACGACGACTCGCCCGACTCGGCCGAGACGCTCAAGAAGCCCACGGTCACCGTCGACGAGCTCCGCCTCAACGGCAAGGTGATCACCTCCGCCACCGACATCATCATCGACCTGCGGACCAACAAGAAGAGACCCGACAACACCAAGACGCTGCTCCCGCCGATCATCACCAAGCCGGCAAGGACAACCCCCAACGGCTGCGATCTCGAGGACAAGCACATCGACGTCCTCGCGCACGCTACccaacgcaccaccaccaccactccttTCTCGGACGAACAGATCAGCAAGGCCGTCGCCAAACCGAGGCGGTCCGTGTCATCATCGACGGCGCGACGGCTCAAGACGCGCGGGAACACGCCGCGCGTCGCGTCCTCCAAGAAGCCCAAGCCTCCCTCGCCTGCGCGgacgaagccgccgccgccgcccctggcGGAGAGCTTCGCGGTGGTCAAGACCTCGCGGGACCCGAGGAGGGACTTCCGGGAGTCCATGGAGGAGATGATCGCCGAGAACGCCATCTGCACCGCCGCCGACCTCGAGGACCTCCTCGCCTGCTACCTCTCCCTCAACGCCGCCGAGTACCACGACCTCATCGTCGACGTCTTCGAGCATATCTGGGCACGCCTCGCGGGCATCGACATGTAG